One genomic region from Drosophila busckii strain San Diego stock center, stock number 13000-0081.31 chromosome 3R, ASM1175060v1, whole genome shotgun sequence encodes:
- the LOC108603263 gene encoding flocculation protein FLO11 isoform X3 has protein sequence MAPALTAEPLSPKDKLTSNASPATGTRQSVRKLDNETSKKPTAAAKTLLTIKATTTRVTRSKDAAQQLSNSNSPNNRRKANSSNSIEPKPSDDQMGLSTAATHASSDSTAASSSSSSVTPQLPAAAVTVADVAHAEHNNNNNTCKDSSTTAEQLLANLTSNFEEAITAEICLRKTLPEVSISKEQPNVTSVTATVTEAETIQPVSMAEATSQLSNVDAVEETKSNTEVTLPQKPLDIQQQALLPTLASVVLEEQVQQDSLLAVAEIPDSLEERLSQLDGDINAAALVATVPLPTTPNRQQLQLQHAQELLVSPQHTAVRQSAALLTPQSTAGSSINFLRDSSTVLEDQDIEEVLKALKTFDGAHVNPDTICDFNIFNFLNNEEDVANVAATAAVLPATTEATILPEPSSHIEELVKIPSPTPKPRPLQECHAELEEERHVINRKLEFLLRRMRKFQARYMCRHVSDETAGVLEWSARSSHKAAPVAAPVRSTKLSDQQDTVMSIVAGRPGLSFWEEQTKQPLPATQMCNVLRHIDAVARKQQICHTIGSGSASLASSSAWYSSGTAQPGKRARKTQATAAVTATDASTAAAPRPDEIVPIYDNYVTSELTHVAGLLHTELREIQNAIDSDATESSSGGESADEMVNYNNSQQQSLPIERRAVWRYSQDRAAIALRWSWLCTQIADLEMKIRQHSDVYNDLGRAKGVVLLEETPAPKNGYKEQQPVPMEPEEIGADYLCSRARPLVLNEFRKRKLFQTTNMHTISKKVARPSSIKCGCQWPQVPCTLCTGRPDPTAPRDLPETMMPQNRVALLDAGYHPVLSFPIDVCQSLHLEAIGRQPDWQYRVMRSQAKAIVKSVWKAEREALAQAGGAAGNSTRRGAETTKRRYVRRKERNNNNRNNNKQPQQQQQLQKPQSGAGTAAVGLDSGNGTGTATTSSSSTPTTTPLVANSKLFEQNATSAKRRLESELE, from the exons ATGGCACCAGCCCTCACCGCTGAGCCATTGAGCCCAAAGGACAAGCTAACAAGCAACGCCTCGCCAGCCACAGGCACGCGACAATCGGTTCGCAAATTGGACAACGAGACATCAAagaagccaacagcagcagcaaaaacattattaacaattaaagcaacaacaacgcgtGTAACGCGATCTAAAGACGCAGCTCAGCAGCTCTCCAATTCCAATTCGCCCAACAATCGGCgtaaagccaacagcagcaacagcatcgaACCTAAACCGAGTGATGATCAAATGGGCCTGAGCACTGCAGCCACACATGCAAGCAGCGATAGCACCGCagcctccagcagcagcagctccgtAACGCCTCAGTTGCCAGCAGCGGCGGTCACAGTTGCAGATGTCGCCCATGCTgagcataataataacaataacaccTGCAAGGATAGCTCTACAActgctgagcagctgctggcgaaTCTAACGAGCAATTTTGAGGAGGCCATTACGGCTGAAATTTGCCTGCGCAAAACTCTGCCCGAGGTGAGCATAAGCAAGGAGCAACCAAACGTCACATCGGTCACAGCCACAGTCACCGAGGCAGAGACAATTCAGCCTGTGTCTATGGCAGAGGCAACTTCTCAATTAAGCAACGTTGATGCAGTAGAAGAGACAAAGTCAAACACAGAGGTAACGCTACCACAAAAACCATTGGATATCCAGCAGCAGGCGCTACTACCCACATTGGCATCAGTTGTTTTGGAGGAACAGGTGCAGCAGGATTCTTTGCTTGCAGTAGCTGAAATCCCGGACAGTCTTGAGG AGCGTCTAAGTCAATTGGATGGTGACATTAATGCGGCAGCACTAGTAGCAACTGTTCCATTGCCCACTACGCCCAACcgacagcaactgcaattgcagcatGCGCAGGAGTTGCTTGTGTCACCGCAGCACACGGCTGTGCGGCAGTCTGCAGCGCTGTTGACGCCGCAGAGTACAGCAGGCTCTTCCATAAATTTCCTAAGAGATTCCAGCACAGTGCTAGAGGATCAGGACATTGAGGAGGTGCTTAAGGCGCTTAAAACCTTCGATGGAGCACATGTGAATCCGGATACAATTtgtgattttaatatttttaattttctcaaCAATGAGGAGGATgtagcaaatgttgctgccacagctgccgtTTTGCCCGCAACGACAGAAGCAACAATACTACCGGAGCCAAGCAGCCACATAGAGGAGCTTGTCAAGATACCTTCACCTACTCCCAAGCCACGTCCCTTGCAAGAGTGTCATGCCGAACTAGAGGAGGAGCGTCATGTGATTAACCgtaaattggaatttttgcTGCGTCGCATGCGCAAGTTCCAAGCACGTTATATGTGCCGGCATGTCAGCGATGAGACGGCGGGTGTACTGGAATGGTCCGCTCGAAGTTCACACAAAGCAGCACCAGTGGCAGCGCCAGTGCGTAGCACTAAGCTCAGCGACCAGCAGGATACTGTCATGTCCATTGTGGCTGGACGACCGGGCTTAAGCTTTTGGGAGGAGCAAACCAAGCAGCCACTGCCTGCCACACAAATGTGCAACGTGCTGCGGCACATAGATGCCGTGGCccgcaagcaacaaatatgccACACAATTGGCAGCGGCTCAGCCTCACTGGCGTCTTCCTCAGCCTGGTACAGCAGCGGCACGGCGCAGCCGGGCAAACGTGCTCGCAAGACACAAGCTACGGCcgcagtaacagcaacagatgcgagcactgctgctgcgccgcgtCCCGATGAGATTGTGCCCATTTATGATAATTATGTTACCAGCGAGCTAACGCATGTGGCAGGTTTGCTGCACACCGAACTGCGCGAGATACAAAATGCTATTGATTCGGATGCCACAGAGTCTAGCTCAGGCGGCGAATCAGCCGACGAGATGGTCAACTACAATAATTCCCAGCAGCAGTCATTGCCAAT TGAGCGTCGCGCAGTTTGGCGTTACTCACAGGATCGTGCTGCGATTGCGCTGCGCTGGTCCTGGCTCTGTACCCAGATAGCCGATCTGGAAATGAAAATACGGCAGCACAGCGATGTATATAATGACTTGGGTCGCGCGAAGGGCGTTGTGCTGCTGGAGGAAACGCCTGCGCCTAAGAATGGTTataaggagcagcagccagtacCTATGGAACCGGAGGAAATCGGTGCCGACTATTTATGCAGTCGCGCTCGTCCCTTGGTGCTAAACGAGTTCCGTAAGCGCAAACTCTTCCAGACCACCAATATGCATACAATATCTAAGAAGGTGGCGCGACCGAGCAGCATTAAATGCGGTTGCCAGTGGCCGCAAGTGCCTTGCACTCTTTGCACCGGACGGCCAGATCCGACAGCGCCGCGTGATCTGCCCGAAACCATGATGCCTCAGAATCGTGTTGCATTGCTTGATGCGGGATATCATCCAGTGCTTAGCTTTCCAATTG ATGTATGCCAGTCGTTGCATTTGGAGGCAATTGGTCGACAGCCGGATTGGCAATATCGCGTAATGCGCAGTCAGGCCAAAGCGATTGTTAAGAGCGTCTGGAAAGCGGAGCGTGAGGCACTTGCCCAAGCTGGAGGCGCTGCTGGCAACAGCACGCGACGCGGCGCTGAGACAACCAAACGTCGTTATGTGCGGCGCAAAGAacgcaataataataatagaaacaacaataagcaaccgcaacaacaacaacaactgcagaaACCACAAAGCGGCGCTGGAACAGCTGCAGTTGGATTGGACAGTGGAAATGGTACTGGTACTGCAactacttcttcttcttctacgcCTACTACAACGCCACTTGTGGCCAACAGTAAATTATT TGAACAAAACGCCACATCAGCCAAGCGACGCCTCGAGTCTGAACTTGAATGA